The Salinibaculum sp. SYNS191 genome has a window encoding:
- a CDS encoding UbiA family prenyltransferase translates to MASKPQNWSNVGNRTGSANSGVLRWLHTYSAWLWRPLVYSSAYLALVATAEVLLVGTLLSLPLSPAPVVGGLVTFAIYANDRLVDVDTDAASNPRRAAFVRRHGRTMYTLAAVAYGFAVAISALGGPVAFALAVFPGAVWVLYAVDWVPTGRLHFARLKEILVVNSALVAAAWSLPVVFVPLAFGDAPVTTTVGVVLVYLFLATFVNTEIANVGDVESDRQSDVATMPVVFGIKRTRWALYGVTLLAGAVVTAAAAGDYLTTTATVALSVGLLALLAVVSRLGRADDDQRLAIAAECTRLPAFAILVLPPLVG, encoded by the coding sequence ATGGCGTCTAAACCTCAGAACTGGTCGAACGTAGGGAACCGAACGGGCTCAGCGAACAGCGGCGTACTCAGGTGGCTCCACACCTACAGCGCGTGGCTGTGGCGACCGCTGGTCTACAGCTCCGCGTATCTCGCCCTCGTCGCCACAGCGGAGGTACTCCTGGTTGGTACCCTGCTCTCGCTCCCGCTCAGTCCCGCACCGGTGGTGGGTGGACTGGTGACCTTCGCCATCTACGCGAACGACCGGCTCGTCGACGTGGACACCGACGCCGCGTCGAACCCGAGACGCGCTGCCTTCGTCCGTCGCCACGGCCGGACGATGTACACACTCGCCGCTGTCGCCTACGGTTTCGCCGTCGCCATCTCGGCACTGGGTGGACCGGTGGCGTTCGCGCTCGCGGTGTTCCCGGGCGCGGTCTGGGTTCTGTACGCCGTCGACTGGGTGCCCACCGGTCGCCTCCACTTCGCGCGGCTGAAGGAGATTCTGGTCGTCAACTCGGCGCTGGTCGCCGCGGCGTGGTCGCTGCCGGTCGTCTTCGTTCCGCTCGCCTTCGGCGACGCTCCCGTCACGACCACCGTCGGGGTGGTGCTGGTGTACCTGTTCCTGGCGACGTTCGTGAACACGGAGATAGCGAACGTCGGCGACGTCGAGAGCGACAGACAGAGCGACGTCGCGACGATGCCCGTCGTCTTCGGTATCAAACGGACCCGGTGGGCGCTCTACGGGGTGACGCTGCTCGCCGGGGCCGTGGTCACGGCGGCGGCTGCCGGTGACTACCTGACGACGACGGCGACGGTGGCGCTCTCGGTCGGCCTCCTCGCGCTGCTCGCCGTGGTCTCACGCCTCGGCCGCGCGGACGACGACCAGCGCCTCGCCATCGCTGCCGAGTGCACTCGCCTGCCCGCGTTCGCAATCCTCGTTCTTCCCCCGCTGGTGGGCTAA
- a CDS encoding disulfide bond formation protein B — MSRPAGPRDRWLLAGAAVVALVATAGSLFLSEVWGLYPCDLCWYQRILMYPLVVVLGVAAYETRPRVYRTVLPLSGVGLAVSTYHSWLQATSDGSCGFGGGCAAIQYRLEPLGLTVPNLALVAFALVTAAGVVLWRRA, encoded by the coding sequence GTGTCCCGCCCCGCTGGCCCCCGCGACAGGTGGCTGCTCGCCGGCGCGGCCGTCGTCGCCCTCGTCGCGACGGCCGGCAGCCTGTTCCTGAGCGAGGTGTGGGGGCTGTACCCCTGTGACCTCTGCTGGTACCAGCGCATCCTGATGTACCCGCTCGTCGTCGTGCTGGGCGTCGCCGCCTACGAGACGCGTCCCCGCGTCTACCGGACGGTGCTTCCGCTGTCGGGCGTGGGGCTCGCGGTGTCCACGTACCACTCCTGGCTCCAGGCGACCAGCGACGGGTCCTGCGGGTTCGGCGGTGGCTGTGCCGCCATCCAGTATCGGCTGGAGCCGCTGGGGCTGACAGTACCCAACCTCGCGCTGGTGGCGTTCGCACTCGTCACCGCGGCCGGGGTCGTGCTCTGGCGGCGGGCCTGA
- a CDS encoding endonuclease III domain-containing protein has product MEQELEAATRAEAVVDALGLLYHNDLDPDDFMLFPEGDGATIETDGDAAYWETTFGNRDGFECLVRTILSQNTSDSASQPAHESLMDRYGDGGDLAAALADADHAELAETIRSAGLYNQKAEKIIGAAAWVLDDYGSADDFDAFVRDGDPAAVRETLLGIDGVGPKTADCVLLFAGGRPGVFPVDTHVHRIARRMGLAPADADHEAVREALERDVPPEKCGFGHTAMIQFGRDYCTARKPACLDDPEACPLAGLCDQVGVFPDSGEVVDPAEATAE; this is encoded by the coding sequence ATGGAGCAGGAACTGGAGGCCGCGACGCGCGCCGAGGCCGTCGTGGACGCGCTCGGACTGCTGTACCACAACGACCTCGACCCCGACGACTTCATGCTGTTCCCGGAGGGCGACGGCGCGACCATCGAGACGGACGGCGACGCCGCCTACTGGGAGACGACCTTCGGCAACCGCGACGGCTTCGAGTGTCTCGTCCGCACCATCCTGAGCCAGAACACCTCCGACTCGGCCAGCCAACCCGCTCACGAGTCCCTGATGGACCGCTACGGCGACGGGGGCGACCTCGCGGCGGCTCTCGCTGACGCCGACCACGCGGAACTCGCCGAGACCATCAGGTCCGCCGGACTCTACAACCAGAAGGCGGAGAAGATAATCGGCGCCGCGGCGTGGGTCCTCGACGACTACGGCTCCGCCGACGACTTCGACGCGTTCGTCCGCGACGGCGACCCGGCGGCGGTCAGGGAGACGCTGCTCGGTATCGACGGCGTGGGGCCGAAGACCGCCGACTGTGTCCTGCTCTTTGCCGGCGGTCGCCCCGGCGTCTTCCCCGTCGACACGCACGTCCACCGTATCGCGCGCCGGATGGGCCTTGCTCCCGCCGACGCCGACCACGAGGCCGTCCGCGAGGCCCTGGAGCGGGACGTCCCGCCGGAGAAGTGCGGCTTCGGACACACGGCGATGATACAGTTCGGCCGGGACTACTGCACTGCCCGGAAGCCGGCCTGTCTGGACGACCCCGAGGCCTGCCCGCTGGCGGGCCTGTGCGACCAGGTCGGCGTCTTTCCCGATTCCGGCGAAGTCGTGGACCCGGCAGAAGCAACGGCAGAGTAG
- a CDS encoding DUF1684 domain-containing protein has product MTDETEGWADQLRANRAEKDRFLAEHRQSPIPPDDRDDFDGLDYFDPDPTYRVEARVAVYDDPDLVEMETSDGRTVQYRRVVAFEFDVDGEEYTLQGYRQEHDDSDGVFVPFRDKTTGQQTYEGGRYMELEPDRALADGDEVTIDFNLAYSPFCAFSETFSCPLPPAENWLETTVEAGEKDY; this is encoded by the coding sequence ATGACCGACGAGACGGAGGGCTGGGCCGACCAGCTTCGGGCGAACCGCGCGGAGAAGGACCGCTTTCTCGCCGAGCACCGGCAGTCGCCGATTCCGCCGGACGACCGCGACGACTTCGACGGACTGGACTACTTCGACCCGGACCCGACCTACCGCGTCGAGGCGAGGGTCGCCGTCTACGACGACCCAGACCTGGTGGAGATGGAGACGAGCGACGGCCGGACCGTCCAGTACCGCCGCGTCGTCGCCTTCGAGTTCGACGTCGACGGCGAGGAGTACACTCTCCAGGGCTACCGTCAGGAACACGACGACTCCGACGGCGTCTTCGTCCCGTTCCGGGACAAGACGACGGGCCAGCAGACCTACGAGGGCGGCCGGTACATGGAACTGGAACCCGACCGCGCGCTGGCGGACGGCGACGAGGTGACCATCGACTTCAACCTGGCGTACTCCCCGTTCTGTGCGTTCAGCGAGACCTTCTCCTGCCCGCTCCCGCCGGCGGAGAACTGGCTGGAGACGACCGTCGAGGCCGGCGAGAAGGACTATTGA
- the cysE gene encoding serine O-acetyltransferase, with product MLDTLTDTVRTVLQHVREDVRTAREKDPAARSTWATLTYPGLHAVWLHRVEHALWERGHQFTARTLSHATRFLTGVEIHPAGDIGRRVFVDHGMGTVIGETADVGDDVHMFHGVTLGGNDPRPVERHPTVEDGATLGANSTLVGDITVGEDATVGAGAVVTDDVPPGMTVAGNPARIVGGPEQVARTDGPSADEDDETRRTSVCC from the coding sequence ATGCTCGACACACTCACAGACACGGTCAGAACAGTACTCCAGCACGTCCGCGAGGACGTCCGCACAGCACGAGAGAAAGACCCCGCCGCCCGCAGTACCTGGGCCACGCTGACCTATCCCGGCCTCCACGCCGTGTGGCTCCACCGCGTCGAACACGCGCTCTGGGAACGCGGCCACCAGTTCACGGCCCGGACGCTCTCGCACGCGACCCGCTTCCTGACGGGCGTCGAGATACACCCGGCGGGCGACATCGGCCGGCGCGTGTTCGTCGACCACGGGATGGGGACGGTCATCGGCGAGACGGCCGACGTCGGGGACGACGTCCACATGTTCCACGGCGTCACGCTCGGGGGGAACGACCCCCGTCCGGTCGAGCGCCACCCGACGGTCGAGGACGGGGCCACGCTCGGCGCGAACAGCACGCTCGTCGGCGACATCACGGTCGGCGAGGACGCGACGGTCGGTGCCGGTGCCGTCGTCACCGACGACGTGCCGCCCGGGATGACGGTAGCGGGCAACCCGGCCCGCATCGTCGGCGGCCCCGAACAGGTGGCCCGGACCGACGGCCCCAGCGCAGACGAGGACGACGAAACCCGCCGGACGAGCGTCTGTTGCTGA
- a CDS encoding polymer-forming cytoskeletal protein produces the protein MPSFRSDPLDELVIPDETHVEEHDLVTEGDVIVGGQSTVEFGVRGNNVMAGERVRFGGHIEAEGDCRLDMWCRVGGNVLVGENAYLGERVQVDGELKVAGDLDIGDDVDIEDGFEANGWIVIRNPMPTIVFLFVYLSQLLRIGEEEAAEEMLSEMMDEDDREHEPALVPRGARVSDDAWRVSTPARIGNGCRLHGNIRAESLVVGRDTEIFGSLRAKEGVTVGAGTQVTGNVTTRGGTVRIGPNADIRGDVSGDHVEIHQQADIEGAIRARDETTMVNEPVLDDSVVDSVDTDTDSTGESDADGGETDESATSDDEQAAERAD, from the coding sequence GTGCCGTCGTTTCGCTCAGATCCCCTCGACGAACTCGTCATCCCCGACGAGACGCACGTCGAGGAACACGACCTGGTGACGGAGGGTGACGTCATCGTGGGCGGGCAGAGTACGGTGGAGTTCGGGGTCCGCGGCAACAACGTCATGGCGGGCGAACGCGTCCGCTTCGGGGGCCACATCGAGGCGGAGGGCGACTGTCGGCTGGACATGTGGTGTCGCGTCGGCGGGAACGTCCTCGTCGGCGAGAACGCCTATCTCGGGGAGCGCGTCCAGGTCGACGGCGAACTGAAGGTCGCCGGGGACCTCGACATCGGCGACGACGTCGACATCGAGGACGGCTTCGAGGCCAACGGCTGGATCGTCATCCGGAACCCGATGCCGACCATCGTCTTCCTGTTCGTCTACCTCTCGCAGTTGTTGCGCATCGGCGAGGAGGAGGCCGCCGAGGAGATGCTCTCGGAGATGATGGACGAGGACGACCGGGAGCACGAACCCGCGCTCGTCCCGCGGGGGGCCCGCGTCAGCGACGACGCATGGCGCGTCTCCACCCCGGCCCGCATCGGCAACGGCTGTCGGCTCCACGGCAACATCCGCGCGGAGTCGCTGGTCGTCGGCCGCGACACCGAGATATTCGGCAGCCTCCGCGCGAAGGAGGGGGTCACGGTCGGTGCCGGGACGCAGGTGACCGGGAACGTGACTACGCGCGGTGGAACGGTCCGCATCGGGCCGAACGCCGACATCCGCGGCGACGTCTCCGGCGACCACGTGGAGATCCACCAGCAGGCCGACATCGAGGGCGCGATTCGCGCCCGCGACGAGACCACGATGGTCAACGAACCGGTCCTCGACGACTCGGTCGTCGACTCCGTCGACACGGACACGGACTCGACCGGCGAAAGCGACGCGGACGGGGGAGAGACCGACGAGTCGGCGACGTCGGACGACGAGCAGGCGGCCGAGCGGGCGGACTGA
- a CDS encoding redox-regulated ATPase YchF — MLSIALAGKPNAGKSTFYTAATMADVEVGNYPFTTIDANRGVSYARTRCPCLDRDERCGNDTCHDGKRYVAVELLDVAGLVPGAHEGRGLGNQFLDELTNADAILHVVDASGGTDEEGQPVDVGSHDPVEDIDFIETEMDRWLAGIVDRNWESIERQSRSPDFDIDESLTEMLTGIGATELDVARVLRRVEYPGDPREWTDEDRQRLAAEIRTETKPIIVVANKADIAPEENIERLREAAEVVIPATADGELALRRAVEAGVVDYDPGDPDFDIVGDVSDSQAEGLERIRDVMTEWDGTGVQESLNTVVYDVLDQITAYPVENETRWTDGQGRMLPDAHLLPNGSTPRDLAYAVHSDIGEGYLHAVDAREQRRVAEDHELEEGDVIKIVSTAT, encoded by the coding sequence ATGCTCTCTATCGCGCTGGCCGGCAAGCCCAACGCCGGCAAGTCGACCTTCTACACCGCGGCGACGATGGCCGACGTCGAGGTCGGGAACTACCCTTTCACCACCATCGACGCCAACCGCGGCGTCAGCTACGCCCGGACGCGCTGTCCGTGCCTCGACCGCGACGAGCGCTGTGGCAACGACACCTGCCACGACGGGAAACGCTACGTCGCGGTGGAACTGCTCGACGTGGCCGGTCTCGTCCCCGGCGCTCACGAGGGGCGCGGGCTCGGCAACCAGTTCCTCGACGAACTCACCAACGCCGACGCCATCCTGCACGTGGTCGACGCCTCCGGCGGCACCGACGAGGAGGGACAGCCCGTCGACGTGGGGAGCCACGACCCGGTGGAGGACATCGACTTCATCGAGACGGAGATGGACCGCTGGCTGGCCGGCATCGTCGACCGCAACTGGGAGTCCATCGAGCGCCAGTCCCGCTCGCCCGACTTCGACATCGACGAGTCGCTGACGGAGATGCTGACCGGCATCGGGGCGACGGAACTGGACGTCGCGCGGGTCCTCCGCCGGGTCGAGTACCCTGGCGACCCCCGCGAGTGGACCGACGAGGACCGCCAGCGACTCGCGGCGGAGATTCGCACCGAGACCAAGCCCATCATCGTCGTCGCCAACAAGGCCGACATCGCCCCAGAGGAGAACATCGAGCGGTTGCGCGAGGCCGCCGAGGTGGTCATCCCGGCGACGGCGGACGGCGAACTGGCGCTCCGGCGGGCCGTCGAGGCGGGCGTGGTCGACTACGACCCTGGCGACCCCGACTTCGACATCGTCGGTGACGTCAGCGACTCGCAGGCCGAGGGCCTGGAGCGCATCCGCGACGTGATGACCGAGTGGGACGGGACCGGCGTTCAGGAGTCCCTGAACACGGTCGTCTACGACGTCCTCGACCAGATTACCGCGTACCCGGTCGAGAACGAGACCAGGTGGACCGACGGACAGGGGCGGATGCTCCCCGACGCGCATCTGCTTCCGAACGGGTCGACGCCGCGTGACCTCGCCTACGCCGTCCACTCGGACATCGGCGAGGGGTACCTCCACGCGGTCGACGCGCGCGAGCAGCGACGCGTCGCGGAGGACCACGAACTCGAAGAGGGCGACGTGATAAAAATCGTCAGTACCGCGACGTGA
- a CDS encoding DUF7313 family protein: protein MPQVNIFGPIDAALGVELGIGDVLVVEALILGLILVNFITRRLAHGRHVSQSEESAEAVTRFLPHELLNIVLLLASFYYMTVDYHPGMVMSALVVGLVITDFFEFEARKAEARRGVPLDRPKGSLAASVLVLAYAGYQALFFLLAGPVSTVI, encoded by the coding sequence ATGCCACAGGTCAATATCTTCGGCCCGATCGATGCCGCGCTCGGCGTGGAACTCGGCATCGGTGACGTCCTGGTCGTCGAGGCGCTCATTCTGGGACTCATCCTGGTGAACTTCATCACGCGGCGTCTCGCACACGGTCGACACGTGAGCCAATCAGAGGAGAGTGCGGAAGCGGTGACCCGCTTCCTGCCCCACGAACTCCTCAACATCGTGCTCCTGCTCGCCTCCTTCTACTACATGACGGTCGACTACCACCCGGGGATGGTCATGAGCGCGCTGGTCGTCGGGCTGGTCATCACCGACTTCTTCGAGTTCGAGGCGCGCAAGGCCGAGGCCCGCCGCGGCGTCCCGCTGGACCGCCCGAAGGGCTCGCTGGCCGCGTCGGTTCTCGTGCTCGCCTACGCCGGCTACCAGGCGCTGTTCTTCCTCCTCGCCGGGCCGGTCAGCACGGTCATCTGA
- a CDS encoding ATP-NAD kinase: MADEADGTMRVGVVGDDASDAAAALTAAGAQPVVDDPATVLDAAPDAVVAVGEAGLLALVRRRPSVPVLPVDGGAGVRSVPAGRLDAAAGRLVDGDWTTERHPLLSVDADAGGGSLALYDAMAVTSEPAHISEFTVTAGDERVARFRADGLVVATPAGTRGYARAAGAPVIPPSAGVLAIVPVAPFATTLDHWVVPESTVSVTVERDDASVDVLADDRSVGVATVDDPVTVDTDGTVECVRLQEGQSPFAGPGRELEKL; this comes from the coding sequence ATGGCAGACGAGGCGGACGGGACGATGCGTGTCGGCGTGGTCGGCGACGACGCGAGCGACGCGGCCGCCGCCCTGACCGCCGCCGGTGCGCAGCCGGTCGTCGACGACCCGGCGACGGTCCTGGACGCCGCCCCCGACGCCGTCGTCGCCGTCGGCGAGGCCGGACTCCTCGCGCTCGTTCGACGCCGGCCCTCGGTCCCGGTCCTGCCGGTCGACGGCGGTGCCGGCGTCCGGTCGGTCCCCGCTGGACGGCTCGACGCGGCGGCCGGGCGACTCGTCGACGGCGACTGGACGACCGAGCGTCACCCGCTGTTGTCGGTTGACGCGGACGCCGGCGGGGGCTCACTGGCACTCTACGATGCGATGGCCGTCACGTCCGAACCGGCACACATCTCCGAGTTCACTGTCACCGCCGGCGACGAGCGGGTGGCCCGCTTTCGCGCGGACGGCCTCGTCGTCGCGACGCCGGCCGGCACGCGAGGCTACGCACGCGCGGCCGGTGCGCCGGTGATTCCACCGTCGGCTGGCGTCCTCGCTATCGTCCCGGTCGCTCCGTTCGCGACGACGCTCGACCACTGGGTGGTCCCGGAGTCGACTGTCTCCGTGACAGTCGAACGCGACGACGCGAGCGTGGACGTCCTCGCGGACGACCGCTCCGTCGGCGTCGCCACCGTCGACGACCCGGTCACCGTCGACACCGACGGTACTGTCGAGTGCGTCCGTCTGCAGGAGGGACAGTCCCCGTTTGCGGGTCCGGGGCGGGAATTGGAAAAACTCTAA
- a CDS encoding M28 family peptidase, translated as MHWIGETFTSDAGWSHLERLVDIAPRMAGSDGERAAAEATRDALSEAGARDARLAEFDIHGWTRGTSSIDADGTEQDCIALPRSPSGSVEGPLVDLGYGLPEDFEAADLDGAVVLCRSDVPEWFDRFMHRREKYYRAVQAGAAAFVFSNHVPGCLPPTGSVGTEASPVGEIPAVGVSREVGARLARRFEGEPVTVSVDAENDDATSQNVHAELGPETDERVLLTSHVDGHDISEGAMDNGAGTAMVVEVARALAARERDPDAPDLGTRVEFVTFGAEEVGLLGSGHLAGAVDPDSVRTVVNLDGVCRGRTLEVTAHGSDTLVDAARTVAADLDHPMDVRPDHVPHSDHWPFVARGVPGYMVAGSADESGRGWGHTHADTLDKLEARTLREGAILVAELVAEVAGRSVPRLDTEEVAATLERTHEDEAMRVTGDWPFDQ; from the coding sequence ATGCACTGGATTGGCGAGACGTTCACGAGCGACGCCGGCTGGTCCCACCTGGAACGGCTGGTCGACATCGCGCCGCGGATGGCCGGCAGCGACGGCGAGCGTGCGGCCGCCGAGGCCACGCGGGACGCGCTGTCCGAAGCCGGAGCCCGCGACGCCCGCCTGGCGGAGTTCGACATCCACGGCTGGACGCGAGGGACGAGTTCCATCGACGCCGACGGGACCGAACAGGACTGCATCGCGCTGCCCCGCAGTCCCAGCGGGTCCGTCGAGGGGCCGCTGGTCGACCTCGGCTACGGACTGCCCGAGGACTTCGAGGCGGCCGACCTCGACGGGGCGGTGGTCCTCTGTCGCAGCGACGTCCCCGAGTGGTTCGACCGCTTCATGCACCGCCGCGAGAAGTACTACCGCGCGGTACAGGCCGGCGCGGCCGCCTTCGTCTTCAGCAATCACGTCCCCGGCTGTCTCCCGCCCACGGGCAGTGTCGGCACCGAGGCGTCGCCGGTCGGCGAGATACCGGCCGTCGGCGTCTCGCGGGAGGTCGGCGCGCGACTCGCTCGCCGGTTCGAGGGCGAGCCAGTCACCGTCAGCGTCGACGCCGAGAACGACGACGCGACCAGCCAGAACGTCCACGCGGAACTCGGGCCCGAGACGGACGAGCGCGTCCTGCTGACGAGCCACGTCGACGGCCACGACATCAGCGAGGGGGCGATGGACAACGGGGCCGGGACCGCGATGGTCGTCGAGGTCGCACGGGCACTGGCCGCACGCGAGCGCGACCCCGACGCGCCCGACCTGGGGACGCGCGTCGAGTTCGTCACGTTCGGGGCCGAGGAGGTCGGACTGCTCGGCTCGGGCCACCTCGCGGGGGCGGTCGACCCGGACTCCGTTCGTACCGTCGTCAACCTCGACGGCGTCTGTCGCGGCCGGACGCTCGAAGTGACGGCACACGGGAGCGACACGCTGGTCGACGCGGCCCGGACGGTCGCCGCGGACCTGGACCATCCCATGGACGTGCGCCCGGACCACGTCCCCCACAGCGACCACTGGCCCTTCGTCGCCCGCGGCGTCCCCGGCTACATGGTCGCCGGGTCGGCCGACGAGAGCGGCCGCGGCTGGGGGCACACCCACGCCGACACCCTCGACAAACTCGAAGCGCGCACGCTCAGGGAGGGCGCGATACTGGTGGCGGAACTCGTCGCGGAGGTGGCCGGCCGGTCCGTCCCGCGGCTGGACACGGAGGAGGTGGCCGCGACGCTGGAGCGGACCCACGAGGACGAGGCGATGCGCGTCACCGGCGACTGGCCGTTCGATCAGTAG
- a CDS encoding HD domain-containing protein yields the protein MGDPWTDVGVVETYTGRQFDVFDPVAEAVDLDDIAAGLAHTCRFGGHCQHFYSVAHHSLHVSRELPEDEPRLQLLGLFHDAAEAYVGDVPRPLKARYDVFERVEAEVLDAIWRALDVDPPDETEWERVMTADDRLLAYEAGNVLEDGSWAGEPPDLAYELRSDSIETIRTQFLSRSETLRDRV from the coding sequence ATGGGAGACCCCTGGACCGACGTCGGCGTCGTCGAGACGTACACCGGCCGGCAGTTCGACGTCTTCGATCCGGTGGCCGAGGCGGTAGACCTCGACGACATCGCCGCCGGGCTGGCACACACCTGCCGCTTCGGGGGACACTGTCAGCACTTCTACAGCGTCGCCCATCACTCGCTGCACGTGAGCCGGGAACTCCCCGAGGACGAACCCCGGCTCCAGTTGCTCGGACTGTTCCACGACGCCGCCGAGGCGTACGTCGGCGACGTCCCGCGCCCGCTCAAGGCCAGGTACGACGTCTTCGAGCGCGTCGAGGCCGAGGTACTGGACGCCATCTGGCGGGCGCTGGACGTCGACCCGCCCGACGAGACAGAGTGGGAGCGCGTGATGACGGCCGACGACCGCCTCCTGGCCTACGAGGCGGGGAACGTCCTCGAAGACGGGTCCTGGGCGGGTGAGCCACCCGACCTGGCCTACGAACTCCGCTCCGACTCCATCGAGACGATTCGCACGCAGTTCCTGTCGCGGAGCGAGACACTCCGCGACCGGGTCTGA
- a CDS encoding polyprenyl synthetase family protein, with product MQDVLAEWRPVVDDAIKELLPRHIDEPYLSDFFGDPSYRYHPEAMQAALADPIWELLDRGGKRWRAVLFLVAVEAFGDDPEEYLSYACVPEILHNGTIIVDDVEDEARKRRGDPALHHGHGTDIALNAGNAMYFVPLKVIARNSADLSAERKLAAYEMLTHELNRTHLGQGMDIRWHNQKEVVVDEQQYFEMCACKTGCLARIVTRLAAIVTGQSEAVEEQIARYAEDMSIAFQIGDDILDVEHTLDQSGDFGKEFGNDIREGKKTLMVIHAAENAPPERVARLEELLWADDNTDEEILKAIDIMQSTGSIEFARETAHDLASSARDHLDGLDLDPEAADHLRAFTRFVVERQV from the coding sequence ATGCAGGACGTACTCGCGGAGTGGCGGCCGGTGGTGGACGACGCCATCAAGGAGTTGCTCCCGCGACACATCGACGAGCCATACCTGTCGGACTTCTTCGGGGACCCGAGCTACCGGTATCACCCCGAAGCGATGCAGGCGGCGCTCGCCGACCCCATCTGGGAACTGCTGGACCGGGGCGGCAAGCGCTGGCGGGCGGTCCTCTTTCTCGTCGCCGTCGAGGCCTTCGGCGACGACCCCGAGGAGTACCTCTCCTACGCCTGTGTCCCCGAAATCCTCCATAACGGCACCATCATCGTCGACGACGTGGAAGACGAGGCCCGGAAGCGCCGCGGCGACCCCGCCCTCCACCACGGCCACGGCACCGACATCGCCCTCAACGCCGGCAACGCGATGTACTTCGTCCCGCTGAAGGTCATCGCGCGCAACAGCGCGGACCTCTCGGCGGAGCGAAAGCTGGCGGCCTACGAGATGCTCACCCACGAACTCAACCGGACCCACCTCGGGCAGGGCATGGACATCCGCTGGCACAACCAGAAGGAGGTCGTCGTGGACGAACAGCAGTACTTCGAGATGTGCGCGTGCAAGACCGGCTGTCTCGCCCGCATCGTCACCCGGCTGGCGGCCATCGTCACCGGCCAGTCCGAGGCGGTCGAGGAGCAAATCGCCCGCTACGCCGAGGACATGTCCATCGCGTTCCAGATCGGCGACGACATCCTCGACGTCGAGCACACGCTCGACCAGTCCGGCGACTTCGGCAAGGAGTTCGGCAACGACATCCGCGAGGGCAAGAAGACGCTGATGGTCATCCACGCCGCCGAGAACGCCCCGCCGGAGCGGGTAGCCCGTCTGGAGGAACTGCTCTGGGCGGACGACAACACCGACGAGGAGATTCTGAAGGCGATAGACATCATGCAGTCGACCGGCAGCATCGAGTTCGCGCGCGAGACGGCCCACGACCTCGCGTCGAGCGCCCGCGACCACCTCGACGGCCTCGACCTGGACCCCGAGGCTGCCGACCACCTCCGGGCGTTCACCCGGTTCGTCGTCGAACGACAGGTCTGA
- a CDS encoding RAD55 family ATPase, which translates to MSANSRAEERRAEEGVALRDVFPPGPDAASVLVQGPAMVGKQEIGVELLSTASSGGGQPIAVTTADTAGQLRSAFREAGGNETDRVLVVDCLPVDSGSTDEWTRSVESPSDLTGIAMAVSGALENIPESRRRGSRLLVDNVATMLMYAEIEPVYRFLHALVQRIEKVGGAVVATLDTDGIERSENRALVGLFDAVVEVRRSESTTEVRIEGREEAPDGWHRYDGPGGVEP; encoded by the coding sequence ATGTCGGCCAACTCACGGGCGGAAGAGCGCCGAGCGGAGGAGGGTGTCGCGCTTCGCGACGTGTTTCCGCCCGGTCCGGACGCGGCGAGCGTACTCGTCCAGGGACCGGCCATGGTCGGAAAGCAAGAGATTGGTGTGGAACTTCTATCGACGGCGAGTTCGGGCGGTGGGCAGCCGATTGCCGTCACGACGGCCGACACGGCCGGGCAGTTGCGGAGTGCCTTTCGCGAGGCTGGCGGCAACGAGACGGACAGAGTGCTCGTCGTGGACTGTCTGCCGGTCGACAGCGGGTCGACGGACGAGTGGACCCGCAGCGTCGAGTCGCCGAGCGACCTCACCGGCATCGCGATGGCCGTCTCGGGGGCGCTGGAGAACATCCCCGAGTCGAGGCGGCGCGGGTCGCGGCTGCTCGTCGACAACGTGGCGACGATGCTGATGTACGCCGAAATCGAGCCGGTCTACCGGTTCCTGCACGCGCTCGTCCAGCGCATCGAGAAGGTCGGCGGGGCCGTCGTCGCGACGCTGGACACCGACGGTATCGAGAGGAGCGAGAACCGGGCGCTGGTCGGCCTGTTCGACGCCGTCGTCGAGGTCCGGCGGTCGGAATCGACGACAGAGGTCCGCATCGAGGGCCGGGAGGAAGCCCCCGACGGCTGGCACCGCTACGATGGACCGGGAGGTGTCGAACCATGA